The Silvanigrella paludirubra genomic interval GAAATACTGCGGCAGCAACGGGTGGAGCTCCTTTTTCAGCTGGACTTTCATTAGGGATAATACCTGCAACAACTTCGCAAATTAGCAGCGGATTCTTAATGGCTTCTAGCGGCCTTGGATGTATGTCTGGTCTATTATTTAATGCGGCAATGGGTGGTGATGGTTCTGGTGAGAATGGAGGATATGGTAGAGGTGGTCAAAAGTTAAAACCTAGCGAAGCGGCCAAAGGTGCTGACCACACTTCTTTTAAAACGGATCAAAATGGTAAAGTAACAAGCTATGAAACATATACAAAACAAACCAATCCAAGAAATCCGAATCCTTATGAGGTAAAACGCTTTGATGGTACACACTCCCATAATGGAATGCAACCCCATGTCCATGATTTTAAAACTCCAAACAAAGTAAGAACACCTGAGTTGAA includes:
- a CDS encoding polymorphic toxin type 24 domain-containing protein, with the protein product NTAAATGGAPFSAGLSLGIIPATTSQISSGFLMASSGLGCMSGLLFNAAMGGDGSGENGGYGRGGQKLKPSEAAKGADHTSFKTDQNGKVTSYETYTKQTNPRNPNPYEVKRFDGTHSHNGMQPHVHDFKTPNKVRTPELNELPKGY